The DNA window AAGGCTGGACCACGTCATACAATACTTGGACGCGAGGAGATTAATGCTGTGCTGACCGGGAAAAAGCTCACAACTATAGTTTTTTTTCCTGGATGAGACATTTGTAGAGATTACGTATGAGATGGCCACTACTGTTGCTGATGTTGTTGAGGTACTGATCACATTCCCTCATGTGTACACTGTACACATGCATTTCATATTCGTGGGTCCAATAAGTATAGAAAATTTGGTCTAGCAGCCGGAGTTTATTAgaagtttttattttgtttaaataaaaaaaccagTTTCTCTATGGTGGCTTTGAGATTGTAGAGAGTAATTAAGATGATTTGATCACATTTTATCTAAACTTATTGACGTACATCCTATAAAACCAACAGGACTAAGATATGTTTAACCTCTGGGATTTAATTACATCAGCATAGGTAATCAATGGGATTCAAAACCTTGAGTAATCCAATAACACAGATGACTGACCAAGATAATAATAGTAGGCTTCTCTCGTGGTGTATGTCCTCTATGGAAGATTGCACagaatattcaaaacttttagTACATGATGCTTCTTGTCTAGCTACAAATATTATGGAGCCcttcctctctctcacacacacattcacacacacacgTGCGCGCACAGAAAATAGATATAGTTGGTGGTGCTTGATACAATACAACATTAATATACAGATATGTAAGtccattatttttaatttaaagttaatattttattaattgtagTTTCTGATTTTGGAAGCTGGTTAATTTTGTTATGAATTAGAGATGGGGAGAtgtttatttactttttatgGTCAAAATGTATTCTTTACCAACTATTTGTCTTTGGTTTAAACTCCAGGAGCTTGCTGGAATAATCAAATTATCGCCATATTCTAGCTTCAGTTTATTTGAATGTCGCAAGGCTGTTGTTTCAAAATCACCGGACCCTGGAAATGGTACTCATGCGGAtgtaattttcttaaattatcaATGAAAAACGTGCTTCTATTTATCCATCATATAATACTAACAATCCATTCTCATATGTTCTGTAGAGGAGTATATAGGTttggatgataataattatattggtGATCTACTTGCTGACTTTAAGGCTTCAAAGGACCGAAGTAAGGGGGAAATTTTACAGTGCAAACTCATACTAAAAAAGAAGCTATTTCGGGAGTCAGATGAAGCTATTACAGACCCAATGTTTGTGCAATTATCATATGTCCAAGTATGTCCCCTCTCCTCGTACCCGTCTTTctaaatttgattatatttatataaatgatttttttattgccaATTCACTTGCTTCTTATGTTGAAACTGATTGGCTCAATTTCAGTCCAATGCTAACTATATATTGGCTGTTATGAAGATTGCCTAGATGAAGTAATGCATGTGCATGGAAGTAAAGGTGGAATGCAAAACACACAATCAAGAAGAGAGAAGTTTGAATGTTAGTTAACTAACGgctactagccgttggagctTTCTTGAAAATTCGGTTGTAACCGTTTGGCTTCATCGAGTGAAGGCTTGTTCACTCTTTTAGTTCTAGCTAGTATAAATAGAGTAGTTAGCTCATTGTGGAGATTGACTCATATTGTAAACACTTCTTGATTTACACATTGAATAAGATTCTAGTTCAACTCTCCAAAAATATAGTGTTCTTCATTCTTCATTGTTTGGTTTTTCTTGATCGGTTATCACTTTGCATTCTTCAACATTGGCAGTATTTTCCTCTGACATTTTTTGTTCCTTAGTACAGTTACAACATGATTATGCATTAGGAAATTATCCTGTGGGAAGAGATGATGCTGCACAGCTATCTGCTTTGCAAATTCTTGTTGAAATTGGATATGTTGTTTCTCCTGAAACATGCACGTCAGTGGCCTGACTCTGTTTCTCTATCCCTTTGACTTTGTGTTTTTTAATGTTTCTTGATTTAATCTTCAACTTGTTTATTTATCGTTGCTTAACTTGTTATCTTGTAAGATATGGTGACACTTGttgcttaattttttttcttttgtttgttcATTCACATATCCAGAGATTGGACATCACTTTTGGAAAGATTTCTCCCAAGACAACTTGCCATTACTCGAGCCAAGAGAGATTGGGAGCTTGATGTTCTTTCCCATTATGGTTCTATGGTGAGAAAGattgttttaatttcatttttcttgaCTACCAGTAATTAGTAAATATTGTCTTTTCTTAAACATCATTATGATTTTCTGTATTTACAAAGAATTGGGTAACTCTAGGAATTTCTGGATGTGCTTATAATTTTTCTACTTATCAATAGCTTGCGTAACTTCATTCTCTGCCAGGTAGTATCTCCGTATTATTCAAATCCTTTACAATATTCTTTATTTCATTTACTTTAGATTCATACTATAGTTTTTTAGGGGTAaaagattatatttttaaatactgCCTCATATAAATGACGTTTATACTGTTGTAAATTGTGTCAAATTTCAGGAAAATTTGACAAAAGATGATGCTAGACAACAATTTTTGCGGATCCTGAGAACACTTCCTTATGGGAACTCAGTGTTCTTTGCTGTCCGTAAGATTGATGATCCCGTTGGGCTCCTGCCAGGGAAAATTATTCTAGGCATTAATAAGCGTGGGGTAAGTTTGATTTCTACTTTCAAACTGGTATTTAATACCACAAGTCTGATTCCTATTTCAAAATGGCATTTAATACCACAAGATGATCCGATGCCTAATTATGATTGCTTATTTCCCCAAAGGTTCATTTCTTCCGTCCTGTGCCAAAGGAATATCTGCACTCGGCTGAGTTAAGGGATATAATGCAATTTGGAAGCAGTAATACTgctgtattttttaaaatgagagTTGCTGGTGTACTTCATATATTTCAATTTGAAACTAAGCAGGTCAGCTGTTTGTGATTTTTGTTCATATATTTTGTTCTTTATTCCTTTGTGTTGTTACTCAATAACCTCTGTCAATTTTATCGAATCAGGGGGAGGAAATCTGCGTTGCCCTTCAAACACATATAAATGATGTAATGCTTCGCCGGTACTCCAAAGCACGTGCAGTTGCTAATGGTTCAGTTAATGGTTCGGTTAATGGAAGCCCTTCTAATAATGCCCGACCTCCTTTGGACACAAATGAGAAGCGCGTTCTGGAATTGTCAAGATCTCTTGAAGAATCGGAGAATAAAGTTAATCAAGTGAGTTTGAGAATTTCTTAAGTAATTGCTAATCACTAACACTATGTTACTCATTGCTATCATATTTTACCAAGTATCCTATATTCCTCCTTTTGGTTTTCAGTTGCAAAAGGATTTGCATGAAATGCAAAAGCAAGAATTGGAGATGAAAGAAGATTTGGAGGGTCTGAAAGGCAGACTAAGGTCTGAGAAAAATTATTTAGAAGAAATCATCTGTGAATGTGACAAACTGAGAAACATGTGTGATGAAAAAGATTCAGAAATTCAGGTAGGAATCTTTGAGTAGAATGTGCTCAATTTCCACTGATGTTTGCCTAACCTCATCCTCCAACTGCATGTAGGCTGCTTTATTGGAGAAACAGAAGATTGAGGTGAAGTTGGCAAAGCTGAATAGCCAGGAGGTGGAAAACAATATGAGGAAAGGGGTTGCTTGAAACAAATAATCAGGTATATATGTGTGGCTTTTCGATATCTTTTTTCCCCTAAGAGTGTTCTTTTGGTTGCAAATTTAACATATGAAAAGGAGGGAAATTTTTATCACACTAATACCTATGATAATAATGATATTATTAGGAATTGGAGTGAACAATAAGAGGGAAAAGGGGCTGCCCtgggaattttttttctatCCTAGGGAACATGTGAAAATAGTGGAAAATGAGTTAAAAACATATGTAACCCACCATCAAAGAGAACACACCCTAAAAGTGTTGTGATTACATGTTATCTTATTCACTTCAAATAATTGGTCAATCCAATTTGCtgcatttgatttattcttCAATATTGGCCatcttgttttgatttttatgaacaGGTCTTGCATAAGATTCAAGATGATTTGAAAGCACGCACAACTGAGTTGCATGATGCAGAAGAAACCAATCGAAAACTTGCGAGTGAAAGAGCATCTCTTGAAGAGAAACTTTCAAGGCTTCATAAGAAGAATGCTGATGAGGTAACGATACcgtatttttctttatttggaCAACTCTTTATAGCTTAAATGACCTTAAACTGTTGTGACACTTCGAATGCAGATTGCTATTTTTGAGGGTAACTTTGAACAAGAACGAAAGAGCTTGAAGCTTCGTATTTCGGAGCTTGAAAGGGAACTGGAAGTGGCCACACAAAATTTGGTTGCAGCAAAGTCAGCTCTTGCCCTCAAGGACACAGAGATCTCTGCAGTGCAAAATAATCTCAGAGAATTGGAAGAACTTAGAGAAATGAAAGAGGTGGGATCTTCATGTTACTAGTTTTTCCTTTATTTAAATTCTAAGACTTGTTGTGTGCATGGGAGGTATTTTTATGAGTCGATATTAGTGTTGCATTGTTCAAAAGATAATAGACTATAATGTTACACTGTACATACGTTTAATGGTTGGTTCCTTAAGCAGGATATTGGCAGAAAAAATGAGCAAACTGCTGCAATTTTGAAGATGCAAGGCACTCAATTGGCTGAGATGGAGGCACTTTATAAGGAAGAACAAATTATGAGAAAAAGATATTTCAACACGATTGAAGGTACCACTGACACTCTAGCTATTCTTGATTCTGTCCTCTGGCATGTTTCCTTTAGAGGAATAATATTCAATCATACACACCCATATATTCCCCCCATATAATGCAATTCCTATCCTGATCTGTTTTGTGCTTGGATTTAATATAAAACTTAAAAATGTATAGTTTTTAGTGTCATTACTCTTCTGCCTATAAAGTCTCAGATTCGAGAATTAGTTGGCTTCATAGTTCATAGTTCATACATTAGTTTAACAATACAATATTTTCAGAGGGAAATTGCTACATATTAGATGAAACTGTAACATCCCAGAACCCAAAAAAGGAACTTGAGCATGTTAATATAAGAAAAAAGATATCTAGTTTTGTTTCAAAGTTTGGTGGTCTTTCTTTGGTGTCAAATTGTCTATGGTATTAGGAATGTCCTTTTCCAGATTCCTTATTTTGTCAACGACTATGCTTTGACACTTCTCTTAATATCCGGATATGAAAGGAAAGATTCGAGTCTATTGTCGACTAAGGCCTCTTAGTAATAAGGAAATATCCGAGAGAGAAAAAGATGTTCTGAGAAATATTGATGAGTTCACTGTAGAACATACATGGAAAGATGACAGACTGAAACAGCATTTGTATGATCGAGTTTTTGATGGACATGCCACTCAAGATGATGTTTTTGTAGGACACCAAGGCAAGTATTATAGAATATTGTGTGGTTGATTATGACATACATTCTCACTAATTTGTCTAACATAGTTGACTTCTCTTTTAATGCAGTACCTAATACAATCTGCTATTGATGGATATATTGTTTGCATATTTGCATATGGACAAACTGGTTCTGGGAAGACATTTACAATATATGGAACTGAAGAAAATCCTGGGCTAACTCCACGTGCTATATCAGAACTTTTTAGAATTATGAAGCGGGATGGTAAAATTTTTTCATTTACTCTAAAGGTAATAAACTTTGTACTTGTAGATCAAGTTTTCCATTCAACAAAATATTGTCCATTACTATACCAAAATGTGTGATTGTTTTATGTTCGAATAATCGGAATCATTTTGTCGCTGATTTCTTCTTAATAATAAAccaaaatctgaaatcaaaagcAAGAAGCATGTATTACCACTTTGTTTGTGTTGTATCATTGTCTAATAATTTTATGATCATATGCAGGCATACATGGTGGAGTTGTATCAAGACACCCTAATAGATCTCATGCTCCCAAAGAATGCAAAACGTTCGAAATTGGAAATTAAAAAAGATCCAAAGGTATTACTGATATATGCATAAATAAATCTAAAATTAACCTCTTATGTTTGGAATTTATGATTTTCTTTCATGCTACATTTAGATATATTTCCGTGGTTGATATCCTTAAGTTTATTTAAtgattttgtacttttttttagtaGGGAATGGTTGTTGTTGAAAACGCGACAGTCTTATTAATTTCATCATACGATGAATTGAGAAATATTATTGAAAGAGGATCCGAACAGCGTCATACAACTGAGACTATGATGAACGAGCAACTCAGCAAAGTTCAAGATCACATTTGATCTTGTCCATTAGAATTGAAAGCACCAACCTTCAAAGTCAGTCAATTTCCAGAGGAAAGGTATTATATCAATCTATTGTTCTAACTGTGTAAACTGATCAACTTTTTTTTACTAATCTTAATATCTCCAGAATTCTTAGCTCAAGCCGATCTTTATTCTAAATTTCTTAACATCCTAAACTTCGTGCAGCTAAGCTTTGTTGATCTTGCTGGATCTGAACGAGTGAAGAAATCAGGTTCTTCTGGAGATCAGTTGAAAGAAGCCCAAAGCATAAACAAATCACTTTCAGCCCTTGGAGATGTTATTGGTGCTTTATCTTCCAGCAACCAACACATCCCTTACAGAAACCATAAATTGACCATGTTGATGAGCGATTCACTTGGCGGAAATGCCAAAACATTGATGTTTGTCAATGTGTCACCCGCACAGTCTAATTTGGACGAGACCTACAACTCTTTAACGTAAGTTAGCTTTTCCACCCTACTTAACTATGACAATATTATCAAGTAAAGAAAGCAATCTAACAACTCATGCTTATTTCATCTTTGTGTAAACTACTCTTCATTGATTAAAAGCCACAACGAAGTTAAGTATTGACACATGTGATTCCTTGTACTTTAGGTATGCATCTAGAGTCCGTTCAATTGTGAACGATCCTAGTAAAAATGTTTCGTCTAAGGAAGTAGCTCGACTGAAGAAGTTGGTAGCTTATTGGAAAGCGCAGGCGGGTCAAAGAGGCGAAGATGAGGAGCTAGAAGAGATCCAAGAGGAACAAACCCCCCAAAACAAGTCAGATAATCGCCATTCTATGTGAGGTAGGTATTTAAgctctatgcaatgctttgccaAAGTTTTCCGTCTCGTCGGCTAAGGACATACGTATTCTTGGAAAATACAGCAAGGGATACATTTCGTAGCGTAGGTTGTCTATAGTTGTTTGCATTGCTTCGTTGCTGGAATCTACCGTCTTCAAATTTTGTTGTGCCAAGAATGCTTTGTGTAGGGATACCAGATTCCTAGTTTTGTATAGTATAgagatgtatgtatatattgtTGAGATTGCTACCAATATCTGGGACTACGCCTTCCTATCTCTCATACCATTGTACTCAAAGGTTGTAAATATGATATCCTACAATTATTTGTTCTGACCTACTCAAGTTCATTTAAATTAAGGaacattttaattattggtgATTGCTTTCATTGAAGTGATAAAAAATGTCAGCATTCAATATCACTTTAAATTCTTAAAGAATTGACACCCCACTTAGATTTAGGTATTTATGGGTATACAAAATTTAGCGAATTCATATTCAACGAAACATGTTATGTAGTTTGAAATAGAAAATCGTTATGTTAGATTTGACTTAAGAATGGTGCAATGGTTTTATAAAGGCATCACCCAAATTTAAATAGGGGTGGGAAGGTTTCGTTAATATTTTTAGTACGATAAGTGCAGTATTTCTAACAAGTATTGAATTCTCGGATATAACTATGCACATGTGGTGTTTTATCATACACATTCGTCAAAAATAGACGTGTTACATGACAACATGGACTGGACAATCCAAACTTTTGACTGTTGCTATCTGGATAGAAAATCTTGGGATTTCCCATCCCATCCAACAGGACTGCACAATCCAAAgaacaaatgaaaaaagaaaacaagagatAGAAAGAGATTGCTCATCCAATGCACTTCTAGACCAAGGAGGAGTCAGTGTAGCTCTCCCTGCTAAGGTACTGCCCACTCCACTCGGACCCCAAATGCGAAGTGGTCTCGGTGGCGGAGCCCGTCTCCAAACCCATGGGCCCTGCCGCTGCAGGCCACACGAATGCTGGTTTAAACGGTGGGACCACGGGGGCAGCCACGGTCCCCGATATGATCTGCACTATCGCCTGCGTCCTAGGCCTCTGGGCCGCGGCAGGGTGCGAGCACGCCAGCCCCAGCAACAGGAGCCTCTCCGCCTCTGTCCCCACAAAGTCTTCCCCCAGCCTCGGGTCCACGGCCTCCAGCAGGCGCCCGTCGCGATGCAGATACCACACCCAATCGACCAGCAGCTGGAACCCTCCGATCTTGGCCCCGGGCCGCCTCCCACACACGAGCTCCAGCACCACCGCGCCAAACGCGTAGACATCCGACTGCTGCGTGGCCTTGCCCATGTGGAAGCACTCGGGCGCGATATACCCCATGGTGCCCAGCACCCCCTCTGCCTCAGCGTAGGACGTCTTCTCGTTGTCTAGCGCCCGGGCCAGGCCAAAGTCACCGAGACGGGCGTTGAAGTTGGAGTCGAGCATGATGTTGCTGGCTTTGAGGTCGCGGTGGACCACCCTCTGTTCGTACTCGTTGTGAAGGTACTGCAGGGCAGAGGCCACGCCGGATAGGATCTTGTAGCGGACGTGCCACCCCAAAGGTTCCACATCCCGCCCCACGAACAAGTGCTTGTCTAGGCTGCCATTGGGCATGTACTCGTACACCAGCAACAGCTTCCCATACTTGTGGCACCACCCTAGATAAGTTAACATAACACAAtcataatttactttttttttacatGGTAAATTTATGGTAGCATTTCGCCATCAAATATGACTCACCACTCAtgacaaaaacaaaatatatattgcAAGTTGAAATATTTAGGGGGATGCACGTTTGAATTAATAATGTCAAGTGGAGCTTGAATAGTTGTTGTTTGAAGAGTATGAAAAATAGTCGCTTTCGATGTTAAGCTTTgaataatttggtttggagTAAAAGAAAGGAAGGTTCATCTCATCAAAATTGGATGAGGTCAGAGGATTTGGTCACCATGACAAGAGACGACAACATGGGTggttttttcataaattttgacATTCAAGACATTCCTATTGTTAACATTTATGGCTGCAGAAATGACATAAAACAATGCTTCATATAACTGAAATCAGCAACTAATtttgttcaaacacaaaatcaaGCTGCACAACATCACATCATTGCATATCTCGCCATGATCTGATTGCCAAATTTCCTTCTTTCATGATTTAATTTTCAGATTTTAAAAAGTGCGCGGGACTAACTAGAATATGACATCATTATAGTGCGTACCGAGTAACTTGACAAGATGGCGGTGGCGGAGACGGTTGATGATGGTGAGCTCGGCCAGGAAATCGTCCTGGCCTTGAAGGCTTTCTCTGGAGAATCTCTTGACTGCGATGTCGAGATTCTCCTTAGCCAAATTCCCCCTGAAAACCTCGCCGTAGCCGCCCTGGCCGAGTTTGTTCCTCTCGTCGAAGCTGTTGGTGGCCTTCTTCAAGTCCTTGAACTCAAACTCCTGCGGCGTCCCGGGCAGGCTCCGCAGCGCCCCCACCAGATTCGGATTCGAAATCGGCCGCCGCTTCCGGCAGTAGTACACCAACCCCACCGCTCCCagcgccaccaccgccgccgccccaATCCCCGTCCCCAGCCCGATCACTAGCCAGTTTGGATCCTCCTTCACCAAGTGATTGACGGTGAGATTCCACCTCAGAATACAGTTGAGCTGCGTCATGTCCCCCGTCGACGCCGCGAACCCGAAATACGAGTCCTGGCTCACGTGGTCCGTCAGATTCAGATCGAGCTCGATTATCGCGTCCCGCGGCTTCTGCGGCGTTGCGCTGTTCTGCCCAAACTGCTCTGCGATGTAGACCTGGATGCGGCCGTCGTAGTCGACCCAGACGTTGTGGAATTTCGGCTCGAGCGAAGAAGATAAATTGACGTTGTGCGAAGAATATAGAGTGATGTTGTGCGGCGCCAGAGGCTTTGCCACCACAGATCTGACGCTGTTGAGATTGAGGCCGATGTGGTTGTCGTCCGGATCGAAGTCTTGCTTGGAGGTATCGAGCTCTACAGCGAATAATTTATTAGAGGAGTTTCCGTCGGTGAAGGAGTTGGTGAGGCCGAGGTACCTGCCGGTGCTTTGGGGCGGCGGGCCGGCGAGGTCGGGGACGATAACGAAGGCCAGGCCTCCACCTTCAGTTCCGTTAACATTGGGGTGAATGTTGACGAGGAAGGAGGTGTTGAAAGAGGGCTGGCGAGCTGGATCTTCCCAGAGGCGAAAGGGCTTGTTGAGGAGGATACGACCGGCGAGATTGGCGATGAAGGTGTAGGAAGCAGTATCGTAGGTTACCTGCAGAGCTTTAATGTTGATGGTTGCATTGCCTTCTAGAATAAAGGCGTCCTTGTCTCTAACCAAATCAAAATCATTGTAGCTTTCGTTGAATGTTTTCAGCTTTTTGCCTTCTGCTACCGCGGCCGCCGCCAATAATACGACTACAACGGCGGCGGCAACAGCGGCGGAGGAGACCATATGGAAATTTGGAATCGGAGTTGGATTTTGGTGGgggtgtgtgtgtttgtgtttgtgtttggaCTGCACTATGGTTTCATATTTGTATAcgatatttatttaaataatgctGAATGAGAGCTAAAGTTTGAAGttgcaataaataaataaataaaaatacagtCATTGGTCGCCTGAATTTGCTTGGAACTTgctattttccatttttttaaatctgGTTTTGTAATTTGCAAAGCTGACTTTCCTATATACTTTCGTAACACAAGAAAATTATACAGTACTAAGAATTTTTGTAATGGTGGAATATTTATTAATACAAAGTCAAGTAGTCCGGGTCTGGATCTTGGTCAATCACATGCTCAACCCGGATCTCGTTTGATTCACAAACCGTTATAAGTTGGTAGATGTATCTATAAGATACTCCATTTCAGTTAATAAACTCAAAATTAGGTTAGACTATTTTCAAACTTGTTCTTTACCTTATATACATGCATATAGAAATACTCAAACTCAAAAGAACGATTCCTTCGTCCCAAGGTAAATCACAGTAAATCTAAGTCTGTTATTCAAAGAAGCGGTAAATcctaatttgttttttaagatAATTGTCATGTAATATGTGCACACATAGAGTCACCACAATGAAGAAGCGCCCACAAGCCATATTACTAAGCCCGATTTCAAAATAACTTGATCAGAAATAGTTTTTGGAAATATGATACTTCTTCAATAtatcaataaatgtctcattttttactggtccagattttaaaaaattgtttaactttataaagaaagaggtagaaaaagttagtgaaacatgaatcctatttttatatactcctttCGCCcccaaaaatagaaacttttgaaacgacACTAGTTTTAATGCAAATTAGTAAGTAAGAGAAAGGTAGAAAGGAAAATGTGTGAGTGGAAAATAGGTCTCGTAGAGAaagaaatttcttaaaatagaaagtttttatttttagggatGGATAAAAAAGAATAGAGTTTTTATATTTAGGGATGGAAGAAGtattgattttaaataaaatatgaattaagtGTATTGAATTGTGAGAGTACtcatttgtaaaaaaaaaactgtAGTAGTAAAATGGTTATTTATCAGCGGATGGAAGAAAAGTATATAATAATCGAATGGAGGGAATAGAAAAGATTAGCAATTCAATCTACAAGGACGGCTGAAAGAtttattagaattttttttataagaaaattaccGTATTACTAATTATTTGGTTGTTGTGAAGTTACTATTACGGAGTATTTTTTAATCGCGAATAATTGTGAAAGGTGAAAagttgaaaatatcatttatagAAGAATAATTTCATAAACAATATTTTCTGAGATACTACGAGTATAAATAAGCAAGCACCGATTTTATTTGATTTCGGATTCCGACATTGCCATCAATAACGCATAATTAAGTTTCTTTACTAACAATGCTTATCTAATTTAGCCAATAGAAACTTTTAAAAAGCTTATCTTTACATCTCAGGACCACCAAtggaatataaaaaaattcttgaaaacTAGTGAAGACTAGGCACAGATACTGATATTATTTATTCTTGCACATGAAatcacaaaaataatttatacgTGTACATCATATATTATGTATTATGTAGGGGTTGTTTCGTTTGATGCTTGTCTAAAGACAACGAAAAATCAttgtctttaaaaaaaatagtaagttattttatcagtcaatgactaattcaatttttaaactgATGATAATACATTCCGTAGTGTAACAGTGTTCAACCACTCTTTTCCTCCTAAATTGAAATCTCAATTATATCTTTTACCTCTTAATCAAACTATTTTACAAGAGGAAGAAGGTAGTAATAAAATATGTTTCATTATTATAAGTAAAAATTTGTTCTTACATTACATACATATTCACCAACATGACATGTCATAATCACCATGTCTATCAAGCATGAAaataaagggaaaagaaaaggaaagtcGAAATATCCACTCATCTAGATGGAAAATCCGAGTCCATATTACTATTCAATTAATTTGTAATTACTAATTAGACTATTCTATTGAAAATATATTGCTCCATTATAATTTCCCAACGCGTTAAAAAATAATCTCTGAGTTGAGACAAAGTGTAGACATGTAATTACGCAACCCTTATTAATAGAGGGGTACTGTTTAAGCGTTGATTTAATCTATGATCGATTAAAAGGTAGAGTAGTACGATTCTTTTACGAAATTAATCTAGCATAAGAATTTTCTCCCTAATTAAGATAAGAGTAAAGGGCTAGTTTTTATTTCTAGACAATTGAATAGAATTATTAAACTATATATATTGGATATATTGATGATATTTACACACCATTCAAACATAATAACATTGGTGAGACTGAGACACATACATATGAACATAACCTTGTGTTAATTTGCCATGATTTTATGcacattttaagaaatatttttaaagttttgtAGAAATGTTTCTGGAagtttttaactttttattagAAAAAAGTGGCATTTAGGATAAAATCATAAAAGGACAGAGAGTTGGTTTTTTTGTAAGACTAATTGTGTCAATTATGCATTAGAAAAAATGTCACTCATGAAAGTGATATATTCACTCCAACATTAGTGTGTTTGAGATATGCTTGAACCTGAGCATCTAAACTAAACTTcgaagagaagaaaaagaaagtaTAGTTAGTCTTGAGTATCAGAATTTGCGTGgaattaataaacaaaatttatagccacttaaaataaataatcttgattataatattttacaaaatttatgtGGTAAACTTATAagtactatttaattaaactataaaGGAGGAGTATAATGAATGAaatagaaagagagaaaaaggcACCAAGGATAACACTTTTCTTTACTCGGTGAATTATTGGAAGCTTTGGTAGTGgatgctattattattattatagattAGATATTAAATAGTTACTTTTATAAAACATGCAACTTTATTCGATCCAGCCACAAGCCAGTGTTCACATgtcatttattatcattttttgcTGCAATTcctatcttttgaattattcctatcttttgaatttgtcttctttttttttttaagaggATCGACGGTGGTTCCCCACCTACCctcgaagtgactcggacccccggcctaacggtcggaggtgaagcgtcttaccaagctgcgcttcgttgt is part of the Salvia splendens isolate huo1 chromosome 22, SspV2, whole genome shotgun sequence genome and encodes:
- the LOC121787412 gene encoding probable L-type lectin-domain containing receptor kinase S.5; the protein is MVSSAAVAAAVVVVLLAAAAVAEGKKLKTFNESYNDFDLVRDKDAFILEGNATINIKALQVTYDTASYTFIANLAGRILLNKPFRLWEDPARQPSFNTSFLVNIHPNVNGTEGGGLAFVIVPDLAGPPPQSTGRYLGLTNSFTDGNSSNKLFAVELDTSKQDFDPDDNHIGLNLNSVRSVVAKPLAPHNITLYSSHNVNLSSSLEPKFHNVWVDYDGRIQVYIAEQFGQNSATPQKPRDAIIELDLNLTDHVSQDSYFGFAASTGDMTQLNCILRWNLTVNHLVKEDPNWLVIGLGTGIGAAAVVALGAVGLVYYCRKRRPISNPNLVGALRSLPGTPQEFEFKDLKKATNSFDERNKLGQGGYGEVFRGNLAKENLDIAVKRFSRESLQGQDDFLAELTIINRLRHRHLVKLLGWCHKYGKLLLVYEYMPNGSLDKHLFVGRDVEPLGWHVRYKILSGVASALQYLHNEYEQRVVHRDLKASNIMLDSNFNARLGDFGLARALDNEKTSYAEAEGVLGTMGYIAPECFHMGKATQQSDVYAFGAVVLELVCGRRPGAKIGGFQLLVDWVWYLHRDGRLLEAVDPRLGEDFVGTEAERLLLLGLACSHPAAAQRPRTQAIVQIISGTVAAPVVPPFKPAFVWPAAAGPMGLETGSATETTSHLGSEWSGQYLSRESYTDSSLV